A genome region from Candidatus Anaeroferrophillus wilburensis includes the following:
- the nuoK gene encoding NADH-quinone oxidoreductase subunit NuoK translates to MWLSGNLNTYLVVALFLLILGLYGMLQHRTFIGMLISTELILNGAGLNFMAFNRFLAPNPAVGQVFTLFIMGIAAAEAAIAVSIILAVYRKYHTADPDEVCDLHG, encoded by the coding sequence ATGTGGCTGAGCGGTAATCTCAACACCTATCTGGTGGTCGCCCTGTTTTTGTTGATTCTGGGACTCTACGGCATGTTGCAGCATCGGACGTTTATCGGCATGTTGATTTCCACCGAGTTGATTCTGAATGGTGCCGGTTTGAACTTTATGGCATTCAACCGTTTTCTCGCTCCCAATCCGGCAGTGGGACAAGTCTTTACCCTGTTTATCATGGGTATTGCCGCCGCGGAAGCGGCCATTGCCGTGAGTATCATTCTGGCAGTGTACCGTAAATACCACACTGCCGATCCGGATGAAGTGTGTGATTTACATGGATGA